The Enterobacter asburiae genome window below encodes:
- the iclR gene encoding glyoxylate bypass operon transcriptional repressor IclR: MVATVPAKRGRKPAATTAAAQQGGQVQSLTRGLKLLEWIAESHGSVALTELAQQAGLPNSTTHRLLTTMQQLGFVRQVGELGHWAVGAHAFIVGSSFLQSRNLLAIVHPILRKLMEESGETVNLAVLDQSDHQAIIIDQVQCTQLMRMSAPIGGKLPMHASGAGKAFLSQLSEEQVTGLLHRKGLHAYTHATLVSPVHLKEDLALTRKRGYSFDDEEHALGLRCLAACIFDEHREPFAAISISGPISRMTDDRVTELGALVIKAAKEVTLAYGGIR; this comes from the coding sequence ATGGTCGCGACCGTTCCCGCTAAACGCGGCAGAAAACCTGCTGCCACCACCGCCGCCGCACAACAGGGCGGACAGGTTCAATCGCTCACGCGCGGTTTGAAACTGCTGGAGTGGATAGCCGAGTCGCACGGCAGCGTGGCCCTGACGGAGCTGGCCCAGCAGGCTGGCCTGCCGAACTCCACGACGCACCGCCTGCTGACCACCATGCAGCAGCTGGGCTTTGTCCGCCAGGTCGGCGAGCTGGGGCACTGGGCGGTGGGCGCGCACGCGTTTATCGTCGGCAGCAGCTTCCTGCAGAGCCGCAACCTGCTGGCGATTGTGCACCCGATTCTGCGCAAGCTGATGGAGGAGTCCGGCGAGACCGTAAACCTGGCGGTGCTGGACCAGAGCGACCACCAGGCGATTATCATCGACCAGGTGCAGTGTACGCAGCTGATGCGTATGTCCGCACCGATTGGCGGCAAGCTGCCGATGCACGCCTCCGGGGCGGGGAAAGCGTTTCTCTCGCAGCTGAGCGAAGAGCAGGTGACGGGGCTGCTGCACCGTAAAGGGCTGCACGCCTACACCCACGCCACCCTGGTATCGCCCGTGCATCTGAAAGAAGATCTGGCCCTGACCCGCAAGCGCGGCTATTCGTTTGATGATGAAGAACATGCCCTGGGCCTGCGCTGCCTCGCGGCCTGTATTTTTGACGAGCACCGCGAGCCGTTTGCCGCGATCTCCATCTCCGGTCCGATTTCGCGGATGACCGATGACCGCGTGACCGAGCTGGGTGCGCTGGTGATTAAGGCGGCAAAAGAGGTGACGCTGGCGTATGGTGGGATTCGTTGA
- the aceK gene encoding bifunctional isocitrate dehydrogenase kinase/phosphatase → MSRGLELLIAQTILQGFDAQYGRFLEVTSGAQQRFEHADWHAVQQAMKQRIHLYDHHVGLVVEQLRCITDGKSPDADFLLRVKEHYTHLLPDYPRFEIAESFFNSVYCRLFDHRSLSPERLFIFSSQPERRFRTIPRPLAKDFFPDRGWEKLLHRVLTDLPLRLPWENKTRDIDYIHTHLNETFGAEVLSHSHLQVANELFYRNKAAWLVGKLVTPTAIVPFLLPIHRTDDGELFVDTCLTTGAEASIVFGFARSYFMVYAPLPAALVEWLREILPGKTTAELYMAIGCQKHAKTESYREYLRYVTTADEQFIEAPGIRGMVMLVFTLPGFDRVFKVIKDRFAPQKEMTAAHVRACYQLVKEHDRVGRMADTQEFENFVLDKQQIDPALMALLMQEAPAKITDLGDKIVISHLYIERRMVPLNIWLEQSEGQALRDAIEEYGNAIRQLAAANIFPGDMLFKNFGVTRHGRVVFYDYDEICYMTEVNFRDIPQPRYPEDELSGEPWYSVSPGDVFPEEFRHWLCADPRIGPLFEEMHEDLFRASYWRGLQTRIKNGHVEDVYAYRRKQRFCIRFSPSPCGRGPG, encoded by the coding sequence ATGTCGCGTGGCCTGGAATTGCTGATTGCCCAAACTATTTTGCAGGGCTTCGATGCCCAGTATGGTCGTTTTCTTGAAGTGACATCCGGCGCGCAGCAGCGCTTCGAACATGCAGACTGGCATGCGGTTCAACAGGCCATGAAGCAGCGTATCCATCTCTACGATCACCACGTGGGTCTGGTGGTGGAGCAGCTGCGCTGTATTACCGACGGTAAAAGTCCCGACGCGGATTTTTTACTGCGCGTGAAGGAGCACTACACCCATTTGTTACCCGACTACCCGCGCTTCGAGATTGCGGAGAGCTTTTTCAACTCCGTCTATTGCCGGTTATTTGACCACCGCTCACTATCTCCTGAGCGGTTATTTATCTTCAGCTCCCAGCCCGAGCGCCGCTTTCGAACCATTCCACGTCCGCTGGCGAAAGATTTCTTTCCCGATCGCGGATGGGAAAAGCTCCTGCACCGCGTGCTAACGGATCTGCCGCTGCGCCTGCCCTGGGAGAATAAAACCCGGGATATCGACTATATTCACACCCATCTCAACGAAACCTTCGGCGCGGAGGTGCTTAGCCATAGCCATTTGCAGGTGGCTAACGAGCTTTTCTACCGCAATAAAGCCGCCTGGCTGGTCGGCAAACTGGTTACGCCGACCGCCATTGTGCCTTTTCTGCTGCCCATTCACCGTACCGACGACGGGGAACTGTTTGTCGATACCTGCCTGACCACCGGCGCCGAGGCCAGCATCGTGTTTGGTTTCGCCCGCTCCTATTTCATGGTGTACGCCCCGCTGCCTGCCGCGCTGGTGGAGTGGCTGCGCGAGATCCTGCCGGGCAAAACCACCGCCGAGCTGTATATGGCCATTGGCTGTCAGAAGCACGCCAAGACGGAAAGCTACCGGGAGTACCTGCGCTATGTCACGACGGCCGACGAGCAGTTTATTGAAGCGCCAGGCATTCGCGGTATGGTGATGCTGGTGTTTACGCTGCCGGGTTTCGACCGGGTCTTTAAGGTGATTAAAGACAGATTCGCGCCGCAGAAAGAGATGACCGCCGCGCACGTTCGCGCCTGCTATCAGCTGGTCAAAGAGCACGATCGCGTCGGGCGCATGGCGGATACCCAGGAATTCGAAAACTTTGTGCTGGATAAACAGCAGATCGACCCAGCGCTCATGGCGCTGTTAATGCAGGAAGCGCCCGCAAAAATCACCGATCTGGGTGATAAAATCGTGATTAGCCATCTCTACATTGAGCGCCGCATGGTGCCGCTGAATATCTGGCTTGAGCAGTCCGAAGGCCAGGCGCTGCGGGATGCCATTGAAGAATACGGCAACGCGATTCGCCAGCTTGCCGCCGCCAATATTTTCCCGGGCGACATGCTGTTTAAAAACTTCGGCGTCACCCGTCACGGGCGGGTGGTGTTCTACGACTACGACGAAATTTGCTACATGACCGAGGTGAATTTCCGCGATATACCACAGCCCCGCTACCCGGAAGATGAGCTTTCCGGTGAGCCGTGGTACAGCGTCTCGCCGGGCGATGTGTTTCCGGAGGAGTTTCGCCACTGGCTGTGTGCCGACCCGCGCATCGGGCCGCTATTCGAAGAGATGCATGAGGATCTGTTCCGCGCCAGCTACTGGCGCGGACTGCAAACGCGGATCAAAAATGGGCATGTCGAAGATGTGTACGCTTACCGCCGCAAGCAGAGGTTTTGCATAAGATTTTCTCCCTCTCCCTGTGGGAGAGGGCCGGGGTGA